TTTTAGGCTTTTTTTGCAACTGCATGATAAATTCAACATTCTCCCTGGCCGTCAGTACCGGAATAAGGTTGTATGCCTGAAAAACGAAGCCAATATTTCTCAGCCGGAAATCTATCAACTTCGATTCGTTGAGTTTCAAGATATCTGTCCCGCCAATGGTGATGTCCCCTTCGGTGGGTTTGTCGAGCCCGCCCATCATATTCAAAAGGGTAGTCTTTCCTGATCCCGATGGCCCTACAATGCAGGTGAATTCACCCTGTTCGAAAGTCAGGCTGATGTCATCAATGGCTTTTACTTCGACTTCAGTTTCTTTATAGATTTTAGTCAGATGGGTTATCTCAATTATTTTCATGGCTCTTCTACAATTTGATTAATAACT
The nucleotide sequence above comes from Bacteroidota bacterium. Encoded proteins:
- a CDS encoding ABC transporter ATP-binding protein, translating into MKIIEITHLTKIYKETEVEVKAIDDISLTFEQGEFTCIVGPSGSGKTTLLNMMGGLDKPTEGDITIGGTDILKLNESKLIDFRLRNIGFVFQAYNLIPVLTARENVEFIMQLQKKPKKERQQRSLELLKSVGLLDRINSRPAKLSGGQQQRVAVARALATKPKYILADEPTANLDSKSAEMLLDIMEKLNHEENMTFIFSTHDARVVKKARRIITLVDGTIANDELRNPHEPH